The window TATTTTGCGTcgtttcttcttcttcctcctcctctACCTCGTGTTTATGATATAAGTTTCTACGACGAATCCATCAAAATTTCTGAGTTGCGAACTCTACACACCAAGCGGGAATTCAAAAAAGCTGTGATTCTCTTGGCCAAGAACTTTTTCTTTGCTTGTAGGCGTTGAAAACGCTAAGCTAACAGCAGTGAATAATGTTTCCTTTTTGCATCAATGATTTACACACAAATTTGATGACGATATGAAAATCCGATTCCAATCATCTACAGAACATCAATGTATGAGCTCAAATTCAAGTATAcatcaagaaaaaaataatcaaaattagaaaatttcTTCTTGTCAACGAAAGCCATCATCGTTATCAGTACTCAAAATATTTCGAtccaacaaaaattataaattttatcatgAACAATACATGAATTGACCAACTCTCCCAAAATCTCAAGATATTAGAAGAcatgataaataagaaaaaaatcaggcaataatattataacatgAACAATATGTTAACTAACTAGTTCTCTCAAAATCTCGAGATACCGAAAGACACGTTGAATAAGAAAAAAATCAAGCAATAATATTTTGACGCCCGGAAGAAACGGTCCAAACCCCGTTCCGATACTCCTGATGAAGCCTCAACCTATCAAAACTATAAGCCCATTCATCCGCAGTACTCTCGAAATAAACCGTATAAACATAATCAAACTTGTGCGTAACTCTCCCGACCCACCATCCATCATTATCGTACACATCCACTTTATCCAACACATCGAACTCCGCGACTCTTACAACAGGAGGCGTGGGCCTCACTTTATAATCCTCCACTTTTTCTCTATACATTTTGTTCTCATCTTCATCGTCCAAAAGAGTCTCGTATTCGACTTCATACTCGTCGTGGTTATTgtgtttgttcttgattttttcGATGACTTGCGCGACAAAATAGGAGCCGAGGAAGCCGTCTTCGTTGCTGGAGATCTCTACCGTGTCTCCCACGTTGATCTCCTCCATTGATTGCAAAACAGGATAAAACCGCTTGCGGGAGGTCAGGAGTTCGACTCTCGGGTGTGCGTGTGTAGttaattagaagaaaaaaaaaaagataaaaacggTCGAACAAGAGTGGGGGCCAATATCGACCGAACAGAAGTTGTTTGTGAGTTGTGTTACGGACGAGGAGAAGTTGGTTATTGTAGGGGGTGGATCGGTTGAGTTATACAGGGAATGTATCTCTAAATATGGAAACTGTGTTCAAGATTTAGTGGAAGAAACGCACGGGAAATCCTAATATGACGAAAGAGAGACATATTAATACGGCCAATGGGGTATTATGGGTAACTGGAGTTCTACTTTCTAGGGGTGCGTGTTAGTAGTTGACTACGACTTGTGGTCTAGTGGGCATCTAAAACTAACAAAATCTACGTCTATTCCTTAAATTGAAGaaagttttattaaattttatataaagaataataaaacaaatattttatcattattaaatctaatttattttgaataagaTTTCTTAACAACAATAAGAATATAATTCTACATATTTGGTACAAATTGCCGTCGACagttaattaagtaattagggACAGGGTATATTgaattaaaatccaaattataTCATAACATGATTAAAggaatcaaatttaaattatattgatgTGTGGACATATTACACGTCATTTATCAATATATTAAACtggtatatattattaaattgatatatattatttataataatttaaatattaataatatattaattttcaattataagTAACTAATATAGTCAATCTCATTGAATTGCAATAACTCGGTTGAGCAAATGTATTCGGCaaatttaacataattttttagttagttTAACTAACGACTATGACTAACTTGCATTAGAGATGATCTGacgaaaagaagaagaagaaatcttTATCGTTTTAAGATATGAGACTTGAGATTGATACCAACTagacaaaaatatgaaaaataaataatttataaatcttttaaaaaatatttatatattaaatttaaagtgatgacaaaatttaaaaaacactAATATTATGATGTACAATGTTGAGAACcttttgttatttctatatgatttgtatgtttttttttaataatcttcCTCTTCTTGAAGGATTTACCTCATTTGATTTGTTTGTCCAGATCTACATCATCATAACTTTCGGATTATTTTTCCCATTTGATTTAAGCGGAACTTATTATATACAAGAGTCAACCGTCTATTCGACTGtcagttttttattttcatttattttaatttgtttttatttcgatTTCCGATTTATATTTtcagattgtttttgacatgaTTACATGAAATGGGTTCtcgtatttgtatatatattatatatattatgttcaaGATATCGTTTAATTGTCTCTTACAATTCAttatttgttcgactcgattagTACCTTTGTTTGAAAAACAATCATGCTTAAAAAGAAAATTGCCAACAAACACAGATGATTAACTCGATCTGGTGGATTTTTCTCTTAACCGActgaatttgaataattttaattcGTGCGATCACAACCCTAATCCCAAACTACATCACTCATTTAGAAAGAAATAACCTGATTAGTACTCTCATAAAGTAGCAGTACTAATTTGTTAGTGATTCTTCCCTTTTTCTCCCTTCTCGTTTCCTTCAGCCTAAAGCAATTCAAAAAGCAAAACCCTCGCCACACTCCCACTCGCATTTTCAAGCCCCCAATATCTTGAGAGACAGAGAGATCGATGACGACGAGGCAACGGCGGCCGCCATCTTCCGACACTGCGTCGTCGTCGGCGTCGGAATCGGCACCGTACGACAAGCGTGATAAACCGGGGAGAGTGTATGACGGCGAGGAGGACAAGGGGCTAGGGTTTCTGTTACCTGTACTTGCCCTAGGTATGCTTAGATATATGAGCGCTACTACTAATATCATTCACGATTGCGATGAAGTCTTCAATTACTGGGAGCCTCTCCACTTTCTTATTTACAAATCTGGCTTTCAAACTTGGGAATACaggtcatctctctctctctctccctctctctctctctcattctccctccctccctccctctctctctctctctctctctctctctctctctctctcccctccctccctccctccctctccctctcattctctttttttatttacttgtaTATATGTCTGTGAATTGCTAATCAccttctattttaatatttatgtatctCCTGTTGATTTTCAGAGTATTTGAATTTCGAGATGTGTAGTTGCAGTTACTACTTGTAGCTCGCTTATATATGATTACATTTTACAGCTGTTTCTGATATGCTTCTTAGTTCAAAAAATGTATAAGATACTTGCGAGATGTCACACATATTTGATTAAGTTACTAATAGCAGCACTAGCTTTATTATGATTTGCAAATAAGTGTGGTGAGTTTCTGGCTTTATGTAGGCTCAATCTATTTACACAATGGAAAACGTGAGCAATTAATCCCtgaatgaaattaatattttaggttTTACTAATATGCCAAAGTGCACCaagtaaattaatatttataatttgtttattcAGTTGCGAAATAGTCAAGTACAGAACCAGCTTGGAGATAAGGGACTTAGGTAGTTAGTATGAAGTTCACAAGGGTACAAGTTAGCATATTAGCTCGTGTGAGACAAATTTGAGCTGAGCTTGTAGCCTTGTACACATTAAATTGAGCTGAATTGCTAAACTTAAAGTTGACAAGCTAACTATACATAAACTAGGAGCAGAATTAGAACATTAAATTGTTTGAGTgaaattaaacatatagtgaTATGTGCAAGTCAAACGGGGTGATGAGTTGATATTATTTcggttagagcaagtccaacagtgtcctagtacACTtcctatatatattatgaaataatgggtcctagtgatttaggatcaCTAAGCTGGACATCCACTCCAACAACAATCCCTATATTCATTCCTCATTtgagtgtaataatatatttgaactaGTAAAAGAGAAACAACAGGGACAAAAAATATAGGAAGTATTAAATAGTGGGGACCAGGAGTGTAGAAAGGGAGGGAAATGAATtgtttattccaaaaaaatagaaataggGGATGGCTAGTGGTTACCTAAAAATTTGGCATGGCAAGTAAATTTGAGgagatcctagtgatttagggaatcactagGATACTGTCGGAGCAGCATTTTGGATCACATTCCTTATATTTGAGCTTTGGAGCTCATTTAGGGAAgttcttggacttgctctataAAGCACATCTGCTTGAGGAATTATATCTAGAAATTTTGCTGAATTTGAGGTTGTTCACTTCTGTATTTCCCATATATGCCTTGAAGGGAACAAACCTCGTATTCTGATGATTATACTGTTTTGGATGTAAGTAAGCAGTTTGAGCTTTGTTtccatatctatactatactattgaAGGCGAAGCATTAAAATTTTGTTCGGTCAGTATTCGGGCCGATTCATAGGGCTTTTAGTTTATTACATGCTCTAACAaatctttttttattataactaaTACACATGAAATATACtcaataaaacataaaacatatcTCTGCCATGACcttaaaataatactccctccgtcccggtgatTTGTACACGTTCACTTTTGCACACATTTCGaagctcctataaagtatagttccataatgttttttttttaatttgttttttttgaataaaagtttaaacatcaagcatttattcagaaaaggaaaaatttaaataaatattatgaagCTATACTTTGAAGaagtcttaaaaagcgtgtcaaaaagtaacgtatacaattgaatgggacaGAGGAAGTATACATTAGTATTGCGACCCGTACAGATAGTGAGTGACTTAAGAGGATGCCATTAGTAACTTGAGAGTTAAGACTCCTACATTTGGGTTTTGAAGTCGGTCAATCACCTTGGTACCCAGAAAAATAATTACTAAAAATGAACTGTGAGCTTAGGAATAGATGGCCAGTATGATGTAAGGGCTCCTGGTTCAAGTGTACTCTCTAGCagcaaatatatttgtacaggTTTGTTGGTACTTCAGACACCCAATTATTATATCAGTGCATGCCAGTAGTGTACTGGCTTCTGttcttgttttaaaaaataaatgcttGGTCTTTTTTTGCCAAGTGAGAAGAAGTGACTTTTAGCAATGATATCCCCTTGTATCGGGAAAGTTAGGATCCAGGTTTTTTTGTTTAGACCTTGCAACGCAAAAAGTTGTAGCATAGTGACATAGGGATGCCTTCACCTTAACTTGTTGGTTGTCTAAACTCCGAAACCTGCTACTAATGTCTGCAGCAGAAGTCAAGGTCATGCGGTTAACTATTCGAAGTTGCAATAGGCAATAGTATGCCTTTTTGCTTTATGTAAGCCTTTAGAATCAGAACTCAAGTTTCTCTCACTCTTGTGTGTGTTTGGTCTGTATTACCATCTTCACTTCACCCTTTTTCTTGACTTTTTTTAATCTTCAGCCTGACATATTTTTGTTGCCGTGAATAATCTTCTGCAGTACTGCTAAAGCTGAAATTATGGATATTGTTTTTTGTTGCCTGCAGCTCTCAGTTTGCGCTTCGTTCATATTTGTATATTCTTTTCCACAAACTAGTAGGTTGGCCAGCTTCAGGCTGGTATGGTTGGCGTGAAGAGGAGaaggtaaaataatttttaagttgtgcactatatatatatatatatatctaacaaGATTTTCTGGCAATGATTTTGAGGTTTGCAGTTCAGAGTATTTTATGCTGTGAGAATATTTCTTGGTCTCCTCTCCGTCATTACCGAAGCAACACTTGTAGTTGCCCTTTCTAGGAAGTATGGAAAGCGCCTTGGTTGTTATACACTTGCCATGCTTTGCCTAACTAGCGGATGCTTTTTTGCTAGCACAAGTGCGTTTGCATTATTTGATGCTATACTATTCTTTGTATTTTGCAATGCAACTTTCCTGTTCTTACATAATATGGTGTTATGAGTTGCAATAATtgtttatttctatttttgcAGGTTTCTTGCCAAGTTCATTTTCTATGTATGCTATTTCTCTCTCGTCAGCATTATATCTCCTTGACAGGCCAGCAATGGCAGTTGCAGTAGCAGCAACTGGAACTATTCTTGGCTGGCCTTTCTCGATTTTGGCTTTTCTTCCAGTTACAGTATACTCCCTGATTAAAAAGTTTAAGCAAGCATTTCTCTCAGGGTTGATTACTTCTGTTGTTGTCACggtattataaattaatttgcaTATCTAATTCTCTTCCTTTCTTAATTTCACTTTATTATTAGAAGAAATAGCAATATTTATCTTGATCTCATGTGCTGTTCCCAAGTAATGATATCCAAAATTCTTCCAGGTACTATCAATACTGGTCGATCACCACTTCTACAAAAAGTGGACATCATCTGTTCTGAATCTATTGGTTTATAATGTTGTAGGAGGTGGTGAGAGCCATTTGTATGGCACTGAAGGACCATTATTTTACCtaaaaaatggatttaataatttcaacttCAGTTTTGTTCTAGCTTTGTTGTTCCTGGGGATTTTGCCGATTACTAGGAAAAAATATGCTCCAGACTTGCTAGTAGTTATCtcacccatgtatatctggatAGCATTTATGTCTTTGCAACCTCACAAGGAAGAAAGGTTTGAATTCTTCTTATATCATTTCTCATTTTACAGTAGCTTTTTGTGATTTTAACATTGTAATTGAATTTCTTTTAACAGTGTTATTCTTCTGTGTATTATTCAATTTCCATTGTGGTCAATGCCTTTGAAAAATTATGcttagataaaataaaattggttAGGTTGTGTTGGTTTGGTTGGAATGGAGTGAAGTGATTATAAACTATTTTAGGCAGACTATTATGCGCAGCATTCATTTCGTCCTTAATGCCATTCCACACAAGTTTGAAGCAATGCATTTATTACGCACTTATTGTATACTTCACATCTTTTCCTGTCCCTCGTCATTCTTTCTACCACAAGTTTTACTCATATTTCTATCCAATCTCAGCTCCATGTTCCAACTAACTGGATGCAATAAGGTCAATAGTTTAAGTAGCTAATGGAATCAGTGATgccgttttttttaaaaaaaaaactttaatataGTTTTGTCATAACTCTCTCAATCCAATTTATTTGTGTTATAATATTGGTCCTATTGGAGACTGTTACATGTTTTTTTCTCATATAATCAATGCTGAACATGTATATCTTAGAACTCTAAGTATTTGTTTTTTACTGATTGCAGATTCCTGTATCCAATATATCCACTTGTTTGTATAGCTGCTTCTGCAGTTATTGACAGTTTCCCTGACCTATTCCGGGACAAGTACAGTTCAAATGATAATTCTTTGCTTGTGACGGTGTGTTCTACTCTATATGTACAGTTCTTATTAACTTGCTGGCTAGAGCTGCTATAACCTGTGTTATATTTATGCAGGCAGCTAAATTTCTCAGACCTTTCATTCTTGGTGTCATTTTATGTTGCTCCCATGCTCGCACATTTTCTCTGATTCATGGTTATTCTGCCCCTATTGAGATTTACAAGCACTTGGAGCACTATGATAATGGACGACAAGGTGATACTTTTAAATTAGTGGCTGTCAGTTAATGAGGAGTTAGATGAACATGCATGCGTCTCATCatacaaacattttttttaaaacacatGTCCTTGTGGCTATAGCATACAAATGATGTGTATCTAGATGATGACTACTACCGTTACCACAATTTGGAAAAACCTTCAACCTTTTCCAACACACTTCACGATGACTGAAAGATATATCTACAGtttctttatacatatataataattttgtatgGTACAAAGACAATAATAATAAGATTTATGTACACGACTTCTTTTTTATATTCCTTAGAGGGTGTGCAGAAGTCACTGACTCACAAAAATTGGGGAAGAGTGAGCAATTAATTATTGGAATCCTAGAAAACATTTCCCACTTTGATATATAAGATTGTATAAAATGGGTCTGTTGCATTTAGGGGCTTGCAGAAAGAACCTCGAGCATCAAATTTCTTCCTGCAGACTGCATAAAACATATTAATCGATTATTCCCTACCTCTTATGATATATGTTGCAGATGCGGTTGTTTGTGTTGGAAGTGAGTGGCATCGCTACCCATCATCCTTCTTCATTCCTGATTATGTGGGCCAAGTTCGATGGATAAATGATGGATTCAGGGGTCTTCTTCCGTTTCCGTTTAATTCTACTTTGGGAGGCACCTCAGCTGCACCATCTTATTTCAACGATAAGAATAAGGCATCAGAAGAGCAATATGTATTATATCTTACCTCTGAATAATTGCATTGGCGCCTTTAGCATTATTATTGTGTCAATGTAATCTGAAAGTGAACGTAATCTTACTATAAATCAACGGATCACaaacttaatttatcatattaattGATTGTCGCAGCTTCAAGAAATTGAAAGGTGCGACTTCCTGGTCGAGTTGCAGCTTCAAAGACCTTACCCAGTGCGAGGAAGTGATCTGTCAACTTGGGAGGTAAAGTCTTTTCCTTATTTCTCACACtttcaaaatagaaaaaagaagACTCTTCTCTTAGAAACAATAATTCTTTCCTCAGGTTGTTGCAGCTCTACCTTATCTGGATAGGGAACTCTCACCTCCGAGGTACAGGTCATTCTTCATCCCCTGGCTTTGGGAGCAGAAGAATATCTTTGGCATATACAAGCTACTCAAGAGAATACCCAAAGCTTAGAGTGAGTTGAAGTATATCTTCACTTTTTTGGGATATTCACACTAAATGTTATGTACCAATTGCAAGTTACCTACCAGCTGATGAAAATTTGGAGTATCAAGCTAACATCCATTGTTTACCAGAGCATTGAGCAGCATTCTAACAGTAGCTAATCTGTAGCTTATACATGAGAAAATTGAACATCAAATGTATCAACTTTCATGTGTTGGTGACGTGTACCGGAACCTCCGATATATTGTAGTCACCGACTCACTAGTATTTTTGTCATGCGTTGGTGATGTGTAACTGTAACTTCAGAGTTCAGATATGATATATTGTAGATTTGTAGTTATCATTCGTTGTCCTTCCATATTATACAATCCTGCTTCCTTCCCGTCTcaccaatttttatataattttgtttgcaTTATTTGACAATCTtaccaatttttatttaacttattattttttttcaaaatatatattaaactatatttaTGAAGGTCTTAATGCTGAACCATCTCTACTAAGCGTTCAGGGGGAGTGAGGGGACTGAAGCAACTATATGAAAAATTCTCTGTAGTAAGTGAATTGTAAAACAAACATTTAAACGGAATAATAGTTTAATATTCAATCAAATTTGATTAGAATTGTCATATTCCTTttactttcatttttttaatgattcttCTTAAttatttgacacatattttaaactgtatataaaatatggcttcaccgcttttttcaaaatttccttattttgtataatatttaaatattaaaccttttattaat of the Daucus carota subsp. sativus chromosome 4, DH1 v3.0, whole genome shotgun sequence genome contains:
- the LOC108217486 gene encoding protein AGENET DOMAIN (AGD)-CONTAINING P1-like — protein: MEEINVGDTVEISSNEDGFLGSYFVAQVIEKIKNKHNNHDEYEVEYETLLDDEDENKMYREKVEDYKVRPTPPVVRVAEFDVLDKVDVYDNDGWWVGRVTHKFDYVYTVYFESTADEWAYSFDRLRLHQEYRNGVWTVSSGRQNIIA
- the LOC108217638 gene encoding dol-P-Man:Man(6)GlcNAc(2)-PP-Dol alpha-1,2-mannosyltransferase, which codes for MTTRQRRPPSSDTASSSASESAPYDKRDKPGRVYDGEEDKGLGFLLPVLALGMLRYMSATTNIIHDCDEVFNYWEPLHFLIYKSGFQTWEYSSQFALRSYLYILFHKLVGWPASGWYGWREEEKFRVFYAVRIFLGLLSVITEATLVVALSRKYGKRLGCYTLAMLCLTSGCFFASTSFLPSSFSMYAISLSSALYLLDRPAMAVAVAATGTILGWPFSILAFLPVTVYSLIKKFKQAFLSGLITSVVVTVLSILVDHHFYKKWTSSVLNLLVYNVVGGGESHLYGTEGPLFYLKNGFNNFNFSFVLALLFLGILPITRKKYAPDLLVVISPMYIWIAFMSLQPHKEERFLYPIYPLVCIAASAVIDSFPDLFRDKYSSNDNSLLVTAAKFLRPFILGVILCCSHARTFSLIHGYSAPIEIYKHLEHYDNGRQDAVVCVGSEWHRYPSSFFIPDYVGQVRWINDGFRGLLPFPFNSTLGGTSAAPSYFNDKNKASEEQYLQEIERCDFLVELQLQRPYPVRGSDLSTWEVVAALPYLDRELSPPRYRSFFIPWLWEQKNIFGIYKLLKRIPKA